The Triticum aestivum cultivar Chinese Spring chromosome 7B, IWGSC CS RefSeq v2.1, whole genome shotgun sequence genome window below encodes:
- the LOC123157422 gene encoding probable cytokinin riboside 5'-monophosphate phosphoribohydrolase LOGL5 yields the protein MGAATASSVVGSRAEFGSRPGLARPWLRPIGGGGGPHTPLSFRHLPWPTSRLVRSRAARTWSVVAAANPHQQQVGVKGGEAMEPERGSPSEVKEEIARCYELVRRLGRGAVYLGSSRVPAAHPHYHQTAQLAAEIAKLLGCTTWTGAGPGLMDAAIQGALEAGKPVGGFKIGKEAGEWTASNFHPYLPSETYLTCRFFSARKHGLVDAVVRNSSADKTAIVALPGGIGTLDELFEIMALVQLERIGSALPVPFLLMNYDSYYSKLLEFLNDCEDWGTVAPGEVASLWKICSGNHEALEYLAQFYDVPTGERNYGISSPPSKEDRVPSYTVRR from the exons ATGGGAGCGGCAACGGCGAGCTCGGTGGTAGGATCTAGGGCCGAATTCGGGTCCCGCCCAGGGCTCGCGAGGCCTTGGCTCAGacccatcggcggcggcggcggtcctcATACCCCTCTCTCGTTTCGCCATCTGCCATGGCCGACCTCGCGCCTCGTCCGCAGCAGAGCAGCCCGGACGTGGAGCGTCGTCGCCGCCGCAAATCCTCACCAGCAGCAGGTCGGAGTGAAAGGAGGGGAGGCGATGGAGCCCGAGAGGGGGAGCCCCAGTGAG GTGAAGGAGGAGATTGCGAGGTGCTACGAGCTCGTCCGCCGCCTAGGTCGGGGCGCCGTCTACCTCGGCTCCTCCAGGGTGCCGGCCGCGCACCCCCACTACCACCAGACCGCCCAACTCGCGGCGGAGATAGCCAAGCTGCTGGGCTGCACCACATGGACGGGCGCCGGCCCCGGCCTCATGGATGCTGCCATCCAGGGCGCCCTCGAGGCAGGCAAGCCGGTCGGCGGCTTCAAGATCGGCAAGGAGGCCGGTGAATGGACAGCCTCGAACTTCCACCCTTACCTGCCCTCGGAGACTTACCTCACCTGCAGGTTCTTCTCGGCAAGGAAGCACGGCTTGGTGGATGCTGTAGTGCGCAACAGCTCCGCTGATAAAACCGCCATCGTCGCATTGCCCGGCGGCATTGGGACGCTGGATGAGCTTTTTGAGATCATGGCGCTGGTTCAGCTGGAGAGGATCGGGTCGGCGCTACCGGTCCCGTTCTTGCTGATGAATTATGACTCTTACTACTCCAAACTGCTGGAGTTTCTGAATGACTGCGAGGACTGGGGCACAGTTGCACCAGGGGAAGTGGCATCGCTGTGGAAGATTTGCAGTGGGAACCATGAAGCCTTGGAGTACTTGGCACAGTTCTACGATGTGCCTACCGGGGAAAGGAATTATGGCATATCATCACCGCCGTCGAAGGAAGACAGGGTTCCTTCCTACACCGTCAGGAGATGA